In a single window of the Bacillus rossius redtenbacheri isolate Brsri chromosome 8, Brsri_v3, whole genome shotgun sequence genome:
- the LOC134535211 gene encoding LMBR1 domain-containing protein 2 homolog, with protein sequence MALDILVAEVVCTFFLALGLLYRYGNLMRNHLIVTVSVFIAWYFSFLIIFVLPLDVSYTIERQCLGDPPEGNATAAPADGGNGSVAPPCQVQTVYKRVLPSLWRVVYWSSQCLTWLVLPLMQSYIKAGDFTVRGKLRSALVDNAIYYGSYLFICGVLLVYIALQPSLELDGQKLKAIASSASNTWGLFLLVLLLGYGLVQVPRALWDAGRRGYLLHYSYFRAAKLSAEKCEAEETVDDILESLQAAAASIGPGHPLHRNLETIFQKVPIELRERMGRRQLPQDTPADPPSYKALVRLHRQILKALQTQHRTETQWALLVDEVIALEDVACNQVSHERRFRPTFQPARSAVARLLWGPTAEWYWKCVIHGHVLKLLSVACGAVSLAVVWSEVTFFNKEPVLSLFALFVDLATADGNYVAIQVVSTLIIAYLCYCAYSTVLRIRFLNLYYLAPHHQTDEYSLIFAGMMLCRLTPPMCLNFLGLIHMDSHVIKRHISETYYTQVMGHMDVVSIISDGFNVYFPMAMVVFCLATYFNLGSRLLSALGFHQFLGDDEVTSDLVDEGRELVKREKRRRQRAEDSVNRRREFQERFGSTLKYRTARQTPEDRVRTLRRDDSTESARAVLLRDVEPVDCYPGNTMNSASTEGSDRYCSSLELEVRGRVDRVGFPSSGGFFDDV encoded by the exons ATGGCATTAGACATACTTGTAGCAGAAGTTGTCTGCACTTTCTTCTTGGCCTTGGGATTGTTGTACAGATATGGAAATTTAATGAGAAATCATTTGATTGTCACAGTTTCTGTATTCATTGCTTGGTATTTCTCTTTTCTTATCATCTTTGTACTACCACTGGATGTCTCTTAC ACGATAGAGCGGCAGTGCCTGGGCGACCCGCCCGAGGGCAACGCCACGGCAGCGCCGGCGGACGGGGGCAACGGCTCGGTGGCGCCGCCCTGCCAGGTGCAGACGGTGTACAAGCGGGTGCTGCCCAGCCTGTGGCGGGTGGTGTACTGGAGCTCGCAGTGCCTCACCTG GTTGGTGCTGCCGCTGATGCAGTCCTACATCAAGGCCGGGGACTTCACGGTGCGGGGCAAGCTGCGGTCAGCGCTGGTCGACAACGCCATCTACTACGGCTCGTACCTGTTCATCTGCGGCGTGCTGCTGGTCTACATCGCGCTCCAGCCCTCGCTTGAGCTGGACGG GCAGAAGCTGAAGGCCATCGCCTCGTCGGCCAGCAACACCTGGGGGCTGTTCCTGCTGGTGCTGCTCCTGGGGTACGGCCTGGTGCAGGTGCCGAGAGCCCTCTGGGACGCCGGCCGGCGGGGCTACCTGCTGCACTACAGCTACTTCCGCGCCGCCAAGCTCAGCGCGGAGAAGTGCGAGGCGGAGGAGACCGTCGACGACATCCTGGAG TCGCTGCAGGCCGCGGCGGCCAGCATCGGGCCGGGCCACCCCCTCCACAGGAACCTGGAGACCATCTTCCAGAAGGTGCCGATAGAGCTGCGGGAGCGCATGGGGCGACGCCAGCTGCCCCAGGACACGCCCGCCGACCCCCCCTCCTACAAGGCCCTGGTGCGCCTGCACCGCCAG ATCCTGAAGGCACTGCAGACCCAGCACCGCACGGAGACCCAGTGGGCCCTGCTGGTGGACGAAGTGATCGCCCTGGAGGACGTGGCCTGCAACCAAGTGAGCCACGAGCGACGCTTCCGCCCCACCTTCCAGCCCGCGCGCTCCGCCGTCGCCCGCCTGCTGTGGGGCCCCACCGCGG AGTGGTACTGGAAGTGCGTGATCCACGGCCACGTGCTGAAGCTGCTCTCCGTGGCGTGCGGTGCCGTGTCGCTGGCCGTGGTCTGGTCCGAGGTCACCTTCTTCAACAAGGAGCCCGTGCTGTCGCTGTTCGCGCTGTTCGTGGACCTGGCCACGGCGGACGGCAACTACGTCGCCATCCAG GTGGTGTCGACGCTGATCATTGCGTACCTCTGCTACTGCGCCTACTCGACGGTGCTGCGGATACGCTTCCTGAACCTGTACTACCTGGCGCCCCACCACCAGACGGACGAGTACTCGCTCATCTTCGCGGGCATGATGCTGTGCCGCCTCACGCCGCCCATGTGCCTCAACTTCCTGGGGCTCATCCACATGGACAGCCATGTCATCAAGCGCCACATCAGCGAGACCTACTACACCCAG GTGATGGGCCACATGGACGTGGTGTCCATCATCTCCGACGGCTTCAACGTGTACTTCCCCATGGCGATGGTGGTGTTCTGCCTGGCGACGTACTTCAACCTGGGCTCGCGGCTGCTGTCGGCGCTCGGCTTCCACCAGTTCCTGGGCGACGACGAGGTCACCTCGGACCTGGTGGACGAGGGCCGCGAGCTCGTCAAGCGCG AGAAGCGGCGGCGGCAGCGAGCCGAGGACTCGGTGAACCGCAGGCGGGAGTTCCAGGAGAGGTTCGGAAGCACGCTCAAGTACCGGACTGCCCGCCAGACCCCGGAGGACAGAG TGCGGACGCTGCGGCGAGACGACTCGACCGAGTCTGCGCGGGCCGTGCTGCTGCGCGACGTGGAGCCGGTCGACTGCTACCCGGGCAACACCATGAACTCCGCTTCGACCGAGGGCAGCGACCGCTACTGCAGCAGCCTGGAGCTGGAAGTCCGCGGGCGCGTCGACCGAGTCGGGTTCCCCTCGAGTGGGGGCTTCTTCGACGACGTGTGA
- the LOC134535213 gene encoding TBC1 domain family member 5 isoform X1, giving the protein MNSDIATTPIISPDDKGTDADAADNSAGAATEGDAESSDKGSESCSDETSQDTSERSSSAQKYEEEWRQLYCAGDAGMEELGRRAQLGNLRASRFRSVCWCCLLGVFPPDSSQWLALVRQHRQHYARLLRQVCVDPWDQHAGRDDDPLSQRAESVWHQHFCDKELRSVIRQDVVRTFPGVDFFRKESIQEAMVNILFCYARENPAMCYRQGMHEILAPLMFVLHCDHQALLHTKEQLSVSDVISEMLDPAYMEEDAYMLFAAIMGGLESCYRINDLTPTCTGYFPSSNSKSPDAGERPGENEVVSQLNWIRDQLLAPCDPQLHQHLLQLDIPLPLFGIRWLRLLFGREFPLQDLLVLWDAIFAEGRQFELVKFVVVAMLIAIRYQLLGGDYTTCLTYLMHYPGAVDISYIIEHALFLKDPQKHCAPAMTTFPNLPAVTVGGRADLNRAAGQDAGGPRRRDHPEPQVSKLSDRMRFLSTHSRKVKAVGRTAASNVESAVVDGYAVNDPVVLREELEHARVVMALCRIKLAQYHGILRKGVPHSAPSDVHQAIGGINELCALLGGRSHQAEVERACEAGEQRQRPARLPLPDKPPGARLPRGDVALKLFSQEEGRGEVVAGAPLPHPTLGW; this is encoded by the exons ATGAATTCTGATATTGCTACCACACCAATTATTTCACCAGATGATAAAGGAACTGATG CTGACGCAGCAGACAACAGTGCTGGTGCCGCAACCGAGGGAGATGCGGAAAGTTCTGATAAAGGTTCAGAATCCTGCAGTGACGAAACGTCGCAAGATACATCAGAAAGAAGTTCATCTGCACAAAAATATGA GGAGGAGTGGCGGCAGCTGTACTGCGCGGGCGACGCGGGGATGGAGGAGCTGGGGCGGAGGGCGCAGCTGGGGAACCTGAGGGCCTCGCGGTTCCGCAGCGTGTGCTGGTGCTGCCTGCTGGGGGTGTTCCCCCCGGACTCGTCGCAGTGGCTGGCGCTGGTGCGCCAGCACCGCCAGCACTACGCCCGGCTGCTGCGGCAGGTGTGCGTGGACCCGTGGGACCAGCACGCCGGCCGGGACGACGACCCCCTCTCGCAGAGGGCGGAG AGCGTGTGGCACCAGCACTTCTGCGACAAGGAACTCCGGTCGGTGATCCGGCAGGACGTGGTGAGGACGTTCCCCGGGGTGGACTTCTTCAGGAAGGAGTCGATCCAGGAGGCCATGGTCAACATCCTGTTCTGCTACGCCCGCGAGAACCCGGCCATGTGCTACAGGCAG GGCATGCACGAGATCCTGGCCCCGCTGATGTTCGTGCTGCACTGCGACCACCAGGCCTTGCTGCACACCAAGGAGCAGCTGAGCGTCAG CGACGTGATATCCGAGATGCTGGACCCAGCGTACATGGAAGAAGATGCCTA CATGCTGTTCGCTGCCATCATGGGCGGTCTCGAGTCGTGCTACCGCATCAACGACCTCACGCCGACCTGTACCGGCTACTTCCCCTCCAGCAACAGCAAGTCTCCCGAC GCGGGGGAGCGGCCCGGGGAGAACGAGGTGGTGAGCCAGCTGAACTGGATCAGGGACCAGCTGCTGGCCCCCTGCGACCCCCAGCTGCACCAGCACCTGCTGCAGCTCGACATCCCGCTGCCGCTGTTCGGCAT ACGCTGGCTGCGGCTGCTGTTCGGGCGGGAGTTCCCCCTCCAGGACTTGCTGGTGCTGTGGGACGCCATCTTTGCCGAGGGCCGCCAGTTCGAGCTCGTCAAGTTTGTCGTGGTGGCCATGCTGATCGCCATCCGCTACCAGC TGCTGGGCGGAGACTACACCACCTGCCTCACGTACCTGATGCACTACCCGGGGGCCGTTGACATCTCCTACATCATCGAGCACGCCCTGTTCCTGAAGGACCCCCAG AAGCACTGTGCGCCGGCGATGACGACGTTCCCCAACCTGCCGGCGGTGACGGTGGGCGGGCGGGCGGACCTGAACCGCGCCGCGGGGCAGGACGCGGGCGGCCCCCGGCGGAGGGACCACCCCGAGCCCCAGGTCTCCAAGCTCTCCGACAG GATGAGGTTCCTGTCCACTCACTCGAGGAAGGTGAAGGCGGTTGGTCGGACTGCGGCAAGCAACGTGGAGTCGGCAGTCGTCGATGGATATGCCGTCAAC GACCCCGTGGTGCTGAGAGAGGAGCTGGAGCACGCCCGGGTGGTGATGGCGCTCTGCCGCATCAAGCTGGCCCAGTACCACGGCATCCTGCGCAAGGGCGTGCCCCACTCCGCCCCCTCGGACGTCCACCAGGCCATCGGCGGGATCAACGAG CTGTGCGCGCTGCTGGGCGGGCGATCGCACCAGGCGGAGGTGGAGCGCGCGTGCGAGGCCGGGGAGCAGCGCCAGCGTCCCGCGCGCCTGCCCCTGCCCGACAAGCCCCCCGGCGCCCGGCTGCCACGCGGCGACGTCGCGCTCAAGCTGTTCAGCCAGGAGGAGGGGCGGGGGGAGGTCGTGGCAGGCGCCCCCCTGCCCCACCCCACCCTCGGCTGGTAG
- the LOC134535213 gene encoding TBC1 domain family member 5 isoform X2 — MNSDIATTPIISPDDKGTDADAADNSAGAATEGDAESSDKGSESCSDETSQDTSERSSSAQKYDVCWCCLLGVFPPDSSQWLALVRQHRQHYARLLRQVCVDPWDQHAGRDDDPLSQRAESVWHQHFCDKELRSVIRQDVVRTFPGVDFFRKESIQEAMVNILFCYARENPAMCYRQGMHEILAPLMFVLHCDHQALLHTKEQLSVSDVISEMLDPAYMEEDAYMLFAAIMGGLESCYRINDLTPTCTGYFPSSNSKSPDAGERPGENEVVSQLNWIRDQLLAPCDPQLHQHLLQLDIPLPLFGIRWLRLLFGREFPLQDLLVLWDAIFAEGRQFELVKFVVVAMLIAIRYQLLGGDYTTCLTYLMHYPGAVDISYIIEHALFLKDPQKHCAPAMTTFPNLPAVTVGGRADLNRAAGQDAGGPRRRDHPEPQVSKLSDRMRFLSTHSRKVKAVGRTAASNVESAVVDGYAVNDPVVLREELEHARVVMALCRIKLAQYHGILRKGVPHSAPSDVHQAIGGINELCALLGGRSHQAEVERACEAGEQRQRPARLPLPDKPPGARLPRGDVALKLFSQEEGRGEVVAGAPLPHPTLGW, encoded by the exons ATGAATTCTGATATTGCTACCACACCAATTATTTCACCAGATGATAAAGGAACTGATG CTGACGCAGCAGACAACAGTGCTGGTGCCGCAACCGAGGGAGATGCGGAAAGTTCTGATAAAGGTTCAGAATCCTGCAGTGACGAAACGTCGCAAGATACATCAGAAAGAAGTTCATCTGCACAAAAATATGA CGTGTGCTGGTGCTGCCTGCTGGGGGTGTTCCCCCCGGACTCGTCGCAGTGGCTGGCGCTGGTGCGCCAGCACCGCCAGCACTACGCCCGGCTGCTGCGGCAGGTGTGCGTGGACCCGTGGGACCAGCACGCCGGCCGGGACGACGACCCCCTCTCGCAGAGGGCGGAG AGCGTGTGGCACCAGCACTTCTGCGACAAGGAACTCCGGTCGGTGATCCGGCAGGACGTGGTGAGGACGTTCCCCGGGGTGGACTTCTTCAGGAAGGAGTCGATCCAGGAGGCCATGGTCAACATCCTGTTCTGCTACGCCCGCGAGAACCCGGCCATGTGCTACAGGCAG GGCATGCACGAGATCCTGGCCCCGCTGATGTTCGTGCTGCACTGCGACCACCAGGCCTTGCTGCACACCAAGGAGCAGCTGAGCGTCAG CGACGTGATATCCGAGATGCTGGACCCAGCGTACATGGAAGAAGATGCCTA CATGCTGTTCGCTGCCATCATGGGCGGTCTCGAGTCGTGCTACCGCATCAACGACCTCACGCCGACCTGTACCGGCTACTTCCCCTCCAGCAACAGCAAGTCTCCCGAC GCGGGGGAGCGGCCCGGGGAGAACGAGGTGGTGAGCCAGCTGAACTGGATCAGGGACCAGCTGCTGGCCCCCTGCGACCCCCAGCTGCACCAGCACCTGCTGCAGCTCGACATCCCGCTGCCGCTGTTCGGCAT ACGCTGGCTGCGGCTGCTGTTCGGGCGGGAGTTCCCCCTCCAGGACTTGCTGGTGCTGTGGGACGCCATCTTTGCCGAGGGCCGCCAGTTCGAGCTCGTCAAGTTTGTCGTGGTGGCCATGCTGATCGCCATCCGCTACCAGC TGCTGGGCGGAGACTACACCACCTGCCTCACGTACCTGATGCACTACCCGGGGGCCGTTGACATCTCCTACATCATCGAGCACGCCCTGTTCCTGAAGGACCCCCAG AAGCACTGTGCGCCGGCGATGACGACGTTCCCCAACCTGCCGGCGGTGACGGTGGGCGGGCGGGCGGACCTGAACCGCGCCGCGGGGCAGGACGCGGGCGGCCCCCGGCGGAGGGACCACCCCGAGCCCCAGGTCTCCAAGCTCTCCGACAG GATGAGGTTCCTGTCCACTCACTCGAGGAAGGTGAAGGCGGTTGGTCGGACTGCGGCAAGCAACGTGGAGTCGGCAGTCGTCGATGGATATGCCGTCAAC GACCCCGTGGTGCTGAGAGAGGAGCTGGAGCACGCCCGGGTGGTGATGGCGCTCTGCCGCATCAAGCTGGCCCAGTACCACGGCATCCTGCGCAAGGGCGTGCCCCACTCCGCCCCCTCGGACGTCCACCAGGCCATCGGCGGGATCAACGAG CTGTGCGCGCTGCTGGGCGGGCGATCGCACCAGGCGGAGGTGGAGCGCGCGTGCGAGGCCGGGGAGCAGCGCCAGCGTCCCGCGCGCCTGCCCCTGCCCGACAAGCCCCCCGGCGCCCGGCTGCCACGCGGCGACGTCGCGCTCAAGCTGTTCAGCCAGGAGGAGGGGCGGGGGGAGGTCGTGGCAGGCGCCCCCCTGCCCCACCCCACCCTCGGCTGGTAG